The region CAATAATATCAATATTTTTACATATTAATATCGTTGGTGTTTCTTCATTTGTTGACAGTGTACCTTCAGGGTATGCAAAAATTATTCAATGTATATTTTATGGAGGTTTTGGTATTGTTGGACTTTTAACTAGTAAAATTTACAAATTAAAAATACATTTAGTATTAAAAACAATTTTACAATTAATGGGCTTAATAGTATATTTTATTATTGTAGGAAAATATTTAAAATGGTTAAGTATAAAAAATTTATGGTTCTCATTATTGGTATTTGTTATTATATACTTAGTAATTTGGATTGCAATATATATTGAAAGAAAAAAAGAAGTAGATATGATAAATATGTGCTTAAAGAAAAAGAAGGAAGGTAAATAACCTTCCTTATTTTCTTTTCCATATAACAGTTCTACCTAATAGTTTGATACCAGCTACATAACCATGTACTTTTAAAGTATTGTGATTTTCTAATTTTAAAGAACAATAATATGTTTTACCTGTTTCAGGATCGTAAATTGCTCCATTTTCAAAACTGTCATTGTTTTTATCGTATGTAAAACTACTTATTATTGTTATACCAACAATATCTCTATTTCTTTTAGACTTATCAGGATTTTTATCATCTTTTTTAGGATGTGTCATTCCAATAATATTTCCATATAATTTATTGTTTGCTTCAAAGATTTTAATAGTTGCAACATTTCCACTTTTAGCTGCTTGTGATTTCCAAATACCTAAATAATCACTTTTGGCTGCAAATGAAAAAAATGTTGTTGCGATTAATGAAATAAATAAAATAGTTTTTTTCATTTTTACCTCCTCATTCTATGGTAATTATAACACAAGTTATATTTAAAATCAACTTAGGCTACTTATGTAGTTTATGCACTAATGTCTAATTATTTTTATATTATTAATATTTAATTTAATATATTAAAGGCGAAAATGTATAAATTAAGTGAATTTGTTAAAAAATAATTAAATTAAAAATGATGGTTAATATTTTTTAATAGATGAAATAAGAAAGCTTGTTAAAAGATTAACAATAAGTAAATAAAGGTTTTGCAGTAAAAGTTGTTTGAAAATGTTGATTTTTAGGTTTAAAATTAATATATAGAGGATAATATATAGCTATGATTATTCCATATATATCCTTTTTCTCTTATCATGTTTTTTACTAGATGAAATAAAAGGCTTGTTAAAAGATTAACAATAAGTAAATAGAGGGTTTATTGTAAAGATTGTTTGACATTATTGATTTTTGGGTTTAAAATTAATATATAGTGTATAAAGGGGGAAGTTATGGAAATTACAAAAGAAAAGCTACTTGAAATGTTTGTTCACATGCAAGATGCAAGAAACTTTGATATGAAAATTAATCAACTTGTTAGAAGAGGATTTGTTCAAGGTATGACACACTTCTCGGTTGGAGAAGAAGCTGCAGGGATAGCTGTAACTGCTTCAATGACAGATAAGGATATTCTTTTTACTACTCATAGGGGACATTCTCAATGTATAGGTAAAGGAATGGATATTAATAAGATGATGGCAGAATTAGCTGGAAAAGTTACAGGTGTATCAAAAGGTAAAGGTGGATCTATGCACCTTGCTGATATACAAAAAGGAAATTATGGTACTAATGGTATAGTTGGTGGAGGATTTGCCTTAGCTGTAGGTGCTGCTTTTACACAAAAGAAGAAAAAAACAGGAAATTTTGTAGTTGCAATTTGTGGGGATGGTTCAACAAATGAAGGATCATTTCATGAATCAGTTAATATGGCAGCAACATGGCATTTACCAGTAATATTCTTTATTATAAATAATAAATATGGAATAAGTATGGATATACACCATGCTACTAATACACCACATTTATATACTAGAGCAGATGCTTATGGTATATTAGGTCTATATGAAAAAGATGGAAATGATGTTGTTAAAGTATATAACGAATTTCAAAAAGCAATAGATCATGTAAAAAGTGGAAAAGGACCTGTTATAATGGAAGTTGAATCATATAGATGGTTTGGTCATTCAACAGCAGATGCAGGGGTATACAGAACAAAAGAAGAAGTTGACGAATGGAAAAAAAGAGATCCATTAAAAAAGTTTTCAGAATATTTAATTGAAAATAAGGTGGCAACACAAGAAGAATTAAGCAAACTAGAAGAAGAATCAAAACAAAGAATAGCGGATGCTGTAGAATATGCAAAAAATAGTCCTGATCCAACACTTGATGTAGCATTCGAAGATGTTTTTGCAGATTAAATAGGGGGAAAATGATGGAAACAAAATTAATGTCTTATAGAGAAGCAATTAATCTTGCTATGAGTGAAGAAATGAGAAGAGATGAAGATATATATTTAATGGGTGAGGATGTAGGAATCTATGGTGGAGATTTCGGAACATCAGTAGGTATGTTTAAGGAATTTGGACCAGATAGAGTAATAGATACACCAATTTCTGAAGCAGCTATTGCAGGTTGTGCTATAGGATCTAGTATTACAGGGCTTAGACCAATAGTAGACTTAACATTTATGGATTTTATAACAATAGCATTAGATGCAATTGTCAATCAAGGAGCTAAGTTGAGATATATGTTTGGTGGTCAAGGTATAAAAGTGCCAGTAACAATTAGATGTGCTTCAGGTTCAGGTATAGGATCAGCAGCTCAACATTCACAAGCATTAGAAAGTTGGCTTTGTCATATACCGGGTATAAAAGTTGTAGCACCAGGAACAGTATCAGATGCAAAAGGGCTATTAAAATCATCTATTAGAGATAATAATATAGTAATATTTATAGAACCAAAGGCTGAATATGGTAGAAAAGCAGAAGTACCTTTAGATCCAGATTATACTATACCTTTAGGTAAAGGAGAAATAAAAAGAGAAGGTAAGGATTTAACAATCGTATCTTATGGAAGAATGTTAGAAAGAGTCTTACAAGCTGCAGATGAAGTTAAGAAAGAAGGAATTAGTGTAGAAGTTGTAGACCCAAGAACTTTAGTTCCATTAGATAAAGAAATAATAATAGAGTCAGTTAAAAAGACAGGTAAATTAATGCTAGTAAATGATGCATACAAGACAGGTGGCTTTATAGGTGAAATTTCTGCAATGGTATCTGAATCAGATGCCTTTGATTATTTGGATTCGCCAATATATAGACTTGCTGGAGAAGATGTACCTATACCTTATGCAAGAGTATTAGAAGTACAAATGATACCAAGTGTCGAAGATATTAAGAAAAAAATACACGATATTATGAATAAACAGTAGGAGGAGAAAAATGGAAGAAAAATTAAGAGCTACTCCTGCAGCTAGAAATATGGCAAAAAAAATGCAAGTAGATTTATCAATGATATCAGGAACAGGAGCGAAAGGAAGAATACATAAAGAAGATGTAATGATGTTTATGGAAAATGAAAGACCTAGAATAACACCACTAGCTAAAAAAATTGCAGAAATTAATAATATAGACTATACTAAAATAAAGGGTAGTGGCTTTAGATCAAAAATAATGAAAGAAGATATCTTAGCTTTAATGAATAAAGAAAAGCCTGCAGAAGTTAAGA is a window of Sneathia sanguinegens DNA encoding:
- a CDS encoding DUF2147 domain-containing protein; amino-acid sequence: MKKTILFISLIATTFFSFAAKSDYLGIWKSQAAKSGNVATIKIFEANNKLYGNIIGMTHPKKDDKNPDKSKRNRDIVGITIISSFTYDKNNDSFENGAIYDPETGKTYYCSLKLENHNTLKVHGYVAGIKLLGRTVIWKRK
- a CDS encoding alpha-ketoacid dehydrogenase subunit beta, with translation METKLMSYREAINLAMSEEMRRDEDIYLMGEDVGIYGGDFGTSVGMFKEFGPDRVIDTPISEAAIAGCAIGSSITGLRPIVDLTFMDFITIALDAIVNQGAKLRYMFGGQGIKVPVTIRCASGSGIGSAAQHSQALESWLCHIPGIKVVAPGTVSDAKGLLKSSIRDNNIVIFIEPKAEYGRKAEVPLDPDYTIPLGKGEIKREGKDLTIVSYGRMLERVLQAADEVKKEGISVEVVDPRTLVPLDKEIIIESVKKTGKLMLVNDAYKTGGFIGEISAMVSESDAFDYLDSPIYRLAGEDVPIPYARVLEVQMIPSVEDIKKKIHDIMNKQ
- a CDS encoding DUF3021 domain-containing protein, with the translated sequence MKKYIDSFLIGVGIGSLIEAIISIFLHINIVGVSSFVDSVPSGYAKIIQCIFYGGFGIVGLLTSKIYKLKIHLVLKTILQLMGLIVYFIIVGKYLKWLSIKNLWFSLLVFVIIYLVIWIAIYIERKKEVDMINMCLKKKKEGK
- a CDS encoding thiamine pyrophosphate-dependent dehydrogenase E1 component subunit alpha, with the translated sequence MEITKEKLLEMFVHMQDARNFDMKINQLVRRGFVQGMTHFSVGEEAAGIAVTASMTDKDILFTTHRGHSQCIGKGMDINKMMAELAGKVTGVSKGKGGSMHLADIQKGNYGTNGIVGGGFALAVGAAFTQKKKKTGNFVVAICGDGSTNEGSFHESVNMAATWHLPVIFFIINNKYGISMDIHHATNTPHLYTRADAYGILGLYEKDGNDVVKVYNEFQKAIDHVKSGKGPVIMEVESYRWFGHSTADAGVYRTKEEVDEWKKRDPLKKFSEYLIENKVATQEELSKLEEESKQRIADAVEYAKNSPDPTLDVAFEDVFAD